The genomic region TCGCCGACGCGACCGTGCCCAGGTACGACAGGCCTTTGCGCAGGTTCGAGGTCTCGCGTTCCTTCACGCGTTCGAGCGCTCGGTTGACGGAGTCGACGAGATCGAACTCGCCGACGTCATCTGGGCCCTCGGTTTTGAGGGCCTCCCGTCCCTGGAGCAAGGCTGATAGCCCCGACTCCATGACCTTGGCGACCGGGCTCTTCGGCATCGAGCGCGCCGCGTTGAGCGCGTCGCCGACCTTGTTCTGGCGCAGGTACTCACCGAGCGCCTGGACGTACCGGATGCTCTGGCTCGACGCCGCGCTGAACGCGAGGATTCGCTCGGCGATCACGTAGAACATGAACACCGACATGCCGACCATCCCCACCGTGATGATCTTCACGATGATGGACATGTTGTCCCAGAGCTCTACTAGATCGAGTCCCATTGCACTGTCCTTTGCTGCGCCTTGTGCCTGCTTCTACTACTTCTGCGAATAGATGAACGTCACGGCGGTGCACACGGGCACCGCCTTGCCGTTGACGACGTACGGTCGGTACTTCCACTGCGTGCGGATCGTCGACAGGATCTTCGCGTTGTACTGGTCGAAGCCGGTCGACTTGATCTGCCCGACGCTCGCGACGCTACCGTCGGTCGACAGGCAGAGCTTGAACGTCCCGATGATCTTGTCTTTGCCCGAGCGCGAGATCTCGGTCTTGGTGTTGTCGTCGGGGATGATCTGCGAGTCGCCGGCGATGCGCGAGCCCTCGAGGAGCTTCGGCGGCACGATCTGCGGCGGAGCCGGCGGCGGCGGTGGCGGCGGCGGCGGCGGCGGCGCGCCGAGCACGCCGTTCGGGTCACCACCGACGACACCACCCTCGACGCCACCCTCCACGCCGCCCTCTTCGCCGTTCGGCGTGCCCTTGTCTTCGACCGGCGTCGGCGTGTTCTTCTCGACCTTGACCGGCTGGACGATGTCCTTGACCTTGATCTTCTTCGGCTCGATGACCTGGGTCTGCGGCTTCGCGCCACCCTTGGGCGGCGGCGGTGGCGGCGGCGGCGGCGGCGCGACCGCGAGGTCGACCGACACCTTCGGCCGGTCGAGCATCTCGATGTCCCAGATCGACTTGATCCACATCGAGAAGAACAGCACGAAGTGGAGACCGACCACCGCGGCGAGCAGCGGCACGGCCCACTTGGGCATCTTCCGGTTATGACCAGCCGTGAAGTTCGAGAACATCGAACCTGTGCTGCTGGCGGCCCCCGCGGAGGCGGTAGCCGGATCGTTTGGTGTCGAGGTGGGCATCGGCGGTCTCCTTGTAGAGGCTATCAGCCGCCGGTCTTGGGTGATGGAATAGCCAAGCCCTGGGCCTTCTTCGCCTCATCGGCTAGAACGCGCGACTTGTGCTGAAGATCTTGCGCGGTTGCGCGATCGATCGCGGCCGCGAACGAGGCGCCCTGCGTCATCGCCCGGAAGTTGAAGATCGACGCCTGCAGGCCCACAAACTTCGGATTTTGCGGGGAAAGCTCGGCCGCCTTCTGGAGCGCGCCGATCGCGCGGTCGGCCAGCTCGATGGACTCGGGCTGCGACAGCGTCTTCGAGTTGAGCTTCGCCCACCCCACGTTGCCGATGAACTGGAGGGCGTTGATCTTCGCCGAGCTGTCGGTCGAGAGGTCGGCGACCTTGAGGTACCACTCGATCGACTTGCGCCAGTTGCCGGACTTGAGCTCGATGCCGGCCAGCGCGCCCATGATGTTGCCCTTGACCGCGGGGTCGGGCGGGTTCTTCTGGAGCAGGCCGGTCCAGTAGGCGATCGCCTTGTCGTACTGGTTGCTGTCGAGCCAGACCTGCGTCATCAGCGCGCGGGTCTCGGCGTCGTCATCGTGGGTCTGCAGCCACTTGTTGAAGTTGTCGGTGATCATGTCCGCGAGCGCCGGCGGCGTGATCGAGCACACCGACACGGCCTCGCAGGTCTGGCTCGACGGGCAGACGTTCTTCTCGTCGCACGGGACGAACCGCTGGTCGGCGCACTTCTCGTCCGCCTTGTGCTCGTCGTCCTTGAGGACGCAGGCGCGCATCTGCTGCGTGGTCGTGCCCGGCGTGGTCTGACAGGTCAGGGTGTCGGTCTTGTCGAGCAGGATCGGCTTGTCCGCGCCCGGCTTCAGCAGCTTCTGGAGCGCGAGGCCGAGGTTGTAGTGCACGATCGGATCGTCGAGCTCGGTCAGCGACTTCTCGTACTCGCCGGCCGAGTTGACGAAGCACGAGTCCTTGAACAGGCGA from Acidimicrobiia bacterium harbors:
- a CDS encoding MotA/TolQ/ExbB proton channel family protein is translated as MGLDLVELWDNMSIIVKIITVGMVGMSVFMFYVIAERILAFSAASSQSIRYVQALGEYLRQNKVGDALNAARSMPKSPVAKVMESGLSALLQGREALKTEGPDDVGEFDLVDSVNRALERVKERETSNLRKGLSYLGTVASATPFIGLLGTVVGILGTFQLLKGGSVAIGAIGPKISEALVSTALGLAIAIIAAMSFNFFTSRVETFVIDMNDVSSEFIDYVLREGRG